A window from Alloyangia pacifica encodes these proteins:
- a CDS encoding LysR family transcriptional regulator, with protein MSYLDNIRTFVRVYELGSMSAAGRDLRISPAVTSARISQLEEHLNVRLFQRTTRNLAPTEQGRAFYGGAREVLEVLEMAEAQVAQLTDNPKGSLYVAAPLGVGRRLIAPHVPGFLKEYPDVQIRLRLSDRKVDLTTEGLDLAFFLGTPEDSALRMRKIADVQRVLVAAPSYTARRGNPTSGEALIAHRHECLNLRFPGATEFQWRLRTPEGPKRFAVSGRYESDDGDVLTDWALAGEGIALKPVFEVAEYLRIGRLVPVAEDTPPEPIQMACLFTHRKGQDPKTRLFMDYITDRVGAAIRQAEDRATESGR; from the coding sequence ATGTCCTATCTCGACAATATCCGCACCTTCGTCCGTGTCTACGAGTTGGGCAGCATGTCCGCCGCAGGCCGCGACCTGAGAATCTCACCGGCGGTCACTTCGGCGCGAATCTCGCAGCTCGAGGAGCATCTCAATGTGCGGCTCTTCCAGCGCACCACGCGCAACCTCGCCCCGACCGAGCAGGGTCGGGCCTTCTACGGGGGGGCGCGCGAAGTGCTCGAGGTGCTGGAGATGGCCGAGGCGCAGGTGGCCCAGCTCACCGACAACCCGAAGGGCTCGCTCTACGTCGCGGCGCCTCTCGGCGTCGGCAGGCGGCTGATCGCGCCCCATGTGCCCGGGTTCCTCAAGGAATACCCGGATGTGCAGATCCGCCTTCGCCTGTCGGATCGCAAGGTGGACCTGACAACCGAGGGGCTCGATCTGGCGTTCTTCCTCGGGACGCCCGAGGACAGCGCGCTGCGGATGCGCAAGATCGCCGACGTGCAGCGCGTGCTCGTCGCCGCGCCCTCCTACACCGCGCGGCGGGGCAACCCGACCTCGGGCGAGGCGCTGATCGCCCACCGCCACGAATGCCTCAACCTGCGCTTTCCCGGCGCCACCGAGTTCCAGTGGCGGCTGCGCACGCCCGAGGGGCCGAAACGCTTCGCCGTCTCCGGACGCTACGAATCCGATGACGGCGACGTGCTGACCGACTGGGCGCTGGCGGGCGAGGGGATCGCGCTGAAGCCGGTCTTCGAAGTGGCCGAATACCTGCGCATCGGCCGGTTGGTCCCGGTGGCCGAGGACACGCCGCCCGAGCCGATTCAAATGGCCTGCCTGTTCACCCATCGCAAGGGACAGGACCCCAAGACGCGGCTCTTCATGGATTACATCACGGACCGGGTCGGCGCGGCAATCCGGCAGGCCGAGGACCGCGCGACGGAAAGCGGGCGCTAG
- a CDS encoding ureidoglycolate lyase, translating to MSRIVAEPLAAAAFAPFGEVLEAEGPPDRIINQGLCGRFHDRATLDMLDGHAGISLFKAEPRALPLRLEMVERHPQGSQAFLPMSHDPFLVVVAPDEGGVPGAPRAFLTRPGQGINFRRGTWHGVLTPLRAPGLFAVIDRIGAGPNLEEHWFEEPYLIHATA from the coding sequence ATGAGCCGGATCGTCGCCGAACCTCTTGCCGCCGCCGCCTTTGCCCCCTTTGGCGAGGTGCTGGAGGCGGAGGGACCGCCTGACCGGATCATCAACCAGGGGCTGTGCGGACGTTTCCACGACCGCGCGACGCTCGACATGCTGGATGGCCACGCCGGGATCAGCCTCTTCAAGGCGGAGCCGCGCGCGCTGCCCTTGCGGCTCGAGATGGTCGAGCGCCACCCACAGGGCAGCCAGGCCTTTCTGCCGATGAGCCATGATCCGTTCCTCGTGGTTGTCGCCCCCGACGAGGGCGGCGTGCCGGGAGCGCCCCGCGCCTTTCTCACCCGCCCCGGACAGGGGATCAATTTCCGTCGCGGCACGTGGCACGGGGTGCTGACCCCGCTGCGCGCGCCGGGGCTCTTCGCCGTGATCGACCGGATCGGCGCGGGGCCAAACCTCGAGGAGCACTGGTTCGAAGAGCCTTACCTCATTCACGCCACCGCGTGA
- the puuE gene encoding allantoinase PuuE translates to MTLLSPLTAPRYPRDMTGYGESPPAANWPNGAKIAVQIVVNYEEGGENNILHGDAASEAFLSEIVGAAPWPGQRHWNMESIYEYGARAGFWRLHRLLKDLPVTVYGVATALARAPEQVSAMQRAGWEIASHGLKWVEHKDMPEEEERAQIREAIRLHTLVTGAPPRGWYTGRCSMNTVRLAAEEGDFDYIADSYADDLPYWVKVGSKEQLIVPYTLDANDMRFASPQGFNSGDQFEAYLRDSFDTLYEEGLAGAPKMLSIGLHCRLVGRPGRVAALKRVLAHMAAQEGVWFATRAQIAEHWATEHPAPTGPRPSRMDRRAFVEAFGGVFEHSPWIAEGAHALELGQTHDTARGVHAALARVFRAASDEQRLAVLTAHPDLAGKLAQAKRLTEESTAEQAGAGLDALTDAERDAFTGLNEAYTAKFGFPFIIAVRDNDKLSIMEAFRRRLGNDRATEFEEACRQVERIAELRLMDKLGA, encoded by the coding sequence ATGACGCTGCTGAGCCCGCTGACCGCACCCCGCTATCCCCGCGACATGACCGGATATGGCGAGTCCCCGCCCGCCGCGAACTGGCCGAACGGCGCAAAGATCGCGGTGCAGATCGTGGTGAACTACGAAGAAGGCGGCGAGAACAACATCCTGCACGGCGACGCCGCCTCCGAGGCCTTCCTGTCCGAGATCGTCGGCGCGGCGCCATGGCCGGGCCAGCGTCACTGGAACATGGAGTCGATCTACGAATACGGCGCCCGCGCCGGATTCTGGCGGCTGCACCGGCTGCTGAAGGACCTCCCCGTCACCGTCTACGGCGTTGCCACCGCGCTTGCCCGTGCGCCAGAGCAGGTGTCTGCCATGCAGCGCGCCGGCTGGGAGATCGCCTCGCATGGTCTCAAGTGGGTCGAGCACAAGGACATGCCCGAGGAAGAGGAGCGCGCGCAGATCCGCGAGGCGATCCGCCTGCACACCCTCGTCACCGGCGCGCCGCCGCGCGGCTGGTACACCGGGCGCTGCTCGATGAACACCGTGCGTCTCGCCGCCGAGGAGGGGGATTTCGACTACATCGCCGACAGTTACGCCGACGACCTGCCCTATTGGGTGAAGGTCGGCAGCAAGGAGCAGCTGATCGTGCCCTATACGCTCGACGCCAATGACATGCGCTTTGCTTCGCCGCAGGGGTTCAATTCGGGCGACCAGTTCGAGGCCTACCTGCGCGACAGTTTCGATACGCTTTATGAGGAGGGCCTCGCGGGGGCGCCGAAGATGCTGTCGATCGGCCTGCATTGCCGGCTCGTCGGCCGTCCGGGCCGGGTGGCGGCGCTGAAGCGGGTGCTGGCCCACATGGCCGCGCAGGAGGGCGTCTGGTTCGCCACCCGCGCGCAGATCGCCGAGCATTGGGCGACGGAGCATCCCGCGCCGACCGGCCCGCGCCCGTCGCGGATGGACCGCCGCGCCTTCGTGGAGGCCTTCGGCGGCGTCTTCGAGCACAGCCCTTGGATCGCCGAGGGCGCCCATGCGCTGGAACTCGGGCAGACCCATGACACCGCGCGCGGCGTTCATGCCGCGCTGGCGCGGGTCTTCCGCGCGGCCTCCGACGAACAGCGGCTTGCCGTGCTGACCGCGCACCCCGATCTGGCGGGCAAGCTGGCACAGGCCAAGCGGCTCACCGAGGAGTCGACCGCCGAGCAGGCGGGGGCGGGGCTCGATGCGCTGACCGATGCCGAGCGCGACGCCTTTACCGGGCTCAACGAGGCCTATACCGCGAAATTCGGCTTTCCCTTCATCATTGCCGTGCGTGACAACGACAAGCTCTCGATCATGGAGGCCTTCCGCCGCCGCCTCGGCAATGATCGCGCCACCGAGTTCGAAGAGGCGTGCAGGCAGGTCGAGCGCATTGCCGAGCTGCGCCTGATGGACAAGCTCGGCGCATGA
- the bhcA gene encoding L-aspartate--glyoxylate aminotransferase BhcA produces the protein MSFQNPVFIPGPTNIPERLRKACDMPTIDHRSPLFGQILHPARDGVRKVLKSTRAEVFIFPSTGTGGWETALSNTLSPGDTVLAARNGMFSHRWIDMCQRHGLNAEVVETPWGEGLPAERYAEILAADKQHRIKAVLATHNETATGVRSDIAAVRRALDDAGHPALLFVDGVSSIASMDFRFDEWGVDCAVTGSQKGFMLPPGLAIVGFSDKAMAATKTAKLPRTFFDVQDMAKGYANNAYPYTPAVGLLNGLNEACRLVLDEGLENVFARHHRIAEGVRSAVRAWGLELCAASPEVYSDTVSAIRTPEGFNATDIVSHAAQTYGVAFGTGLGEVAGKVFRIGHLGSLTDVMTLSGLACAEMCMKDLGLDITLGSGVAAAQEFYRATPALARKEAA, from the coding sequence ATGAGCTTTCAGAACCCCGTTTTCATTCCGGGCCCGACCAACATCCCCGAGCGCCTGCGCAAGGCCTGCGATATGCCGACGATCGACCATCGCTCGCCGCTGTTCGGGCAGATCCTGCACCCGGCCCGCGATGGCGTGCGCAAGGTGCTTAAGAGCACGCGCGCCGAGGTGTTCATCTTTCCCTCGACCGGCACCGGGGGTTGGGAGACGGCGCTGAGCAACACGCTCTCGCCCGGCGACACCGTGCTGGCGGCGCGCAATGGCATGTTCAGCCACCGCTGGATCGACATGTGCCAGCGCCACGGGCTGAACGCCGAGGTCGTCGAGACGCCCTGGGGCGAGGGCCTGCCAGCGGAGCGCTACGCAGAGATCCTGGCTGCGGACAAACAGCATCGTATCAAGGCGGTTCTCGCCACCCACAACGAGACCGCCACCGGCGTGCGCTCGGACATCGCCGCGGTGCGCCGCGCGCTCGATGACGCGGGCCACCCGGCGCTGCTGTTTGTCGATGGCGTCAGCTCGATCGCCTCGATGGATTTTCGCTTTGACGAGTGGGGCGTCGACTGCGCCGTCACCGGCTCGCAGAAGGGCTTCATGCTGCCGCCGGGCCTTGCCATCGTCGGCTTCAGCGACAAGGCCATGGCGGCCACAAAGACCGCGAAGCTGCCGCGCACCTTCTTCGACGTGCAGGACATGGCGAAGGGTTATGCCAACAACGCCTACCCCTACACCCCCGCCGTCGGCCTGCTGAACGGGTTGAACGAGGCCTGCCGCCTGGTGCTGGACGAGGGGCTGGAGAACGTTTTTGCTCGCCATCACCGCATTGCGGAAGGCGTACGCTCGGCGGTCCGCGCCTGGGGCCTCGAACTTTGCGCCGCCTCGCCCGAGGTCTACTCGGACACGGTCAGCGCCATCCGCACGCCCGAGGGGTTCAACGCCACTGACATTGTCAGCCACGCCGCGCAGACCTATGGCGTCGCCTTCGGCACCGGGCTTGGCGAAGTTGCCGGCAAGGTGTTCCGCATCGGCCACCTCGGCAGCCTGACCGATGTGATGACCCTTTCCGGTCTCGCTTGCGCCGAGATGTGCATGAAGGACCTTGGGCTCGACATCACGCTCGGCTCGGGCGTCGCGGCGGCGCAGGAGTTCTACCGCGCCACCCCCGCGCTCGCCCGGAAGGAGGCCGCGTGA
- the bhcC gene encoding 3-hydroxy-D-aspartate aldolase BhcC, translated as MNAPVTFDQLEVGFDVPALPGMDAADIQTPCLVLDLDALERNIRKMGDYARAHNMRHRVHGKMHKSVDVAKLQIRLGGAIGVCCQKVSEAEVFVRGGIKDVLVSNQVRDPRKIDRLARLPKLGAKIIVCVDDLANVAELAEAAQRHGTTIECFVEIDCGAGRCGVTTSEAVVQIARAIDAAQGLEFTGIQAYQGAMQHLDSYEARRDKLNVAIAQVKEAVAALEAVGLKPDLVSGGGTGSYYFESNSGVYNELQCGSYAFMDADYGRIRDKDGNRIDDGEWENAFFILTQVMSHAKSDKAICDAGLKAQSIDSGLPVIYGRTDVEYVKCSDEHGVIADPSGVLKVGEKLKLVPGHCDPTANVHDWYVGVRGGKVETLWPVSARGKAY; from the coding sequence ATGAATGCACCCGTGACTTTCGACCAACTCGAGGTCGGCTTCGACGTTCCCGCCCTGCCGGGCATGGACGCGGCGGACATCCAGACACCCTGTCTCGTGCTCGATCTGGATGCGCTCGAGCGCAACATCCGCAAGATGGGCGACTACGCCCGCGCCCACAACATGCGCCACCGCGTGCACGGCAAGATGCACAAATCGGTGGACGTGGCCAAGCTGCAGATCCGGCTCGGCGGGGCCATTGGCGTCTGTTGCCAGAAGGTGTCGGAGGCCGAGGTTTTCGTGCGCGGCGGCATCAAGGATGTGCTGGTCTCGAACCAGGTGCGCGACCCGCGCAAGATCGACCGGCTGGCGCGGCTGCCGAAGCTCGGCGCGAAGATCATCGTCTGCGTCGACGACCTCGCCAATGTGGCCGAGCTAGCAGAGGCCGCGCAGCGCCATGGCACCACCATCGAGTGCTTTGTCGAGATCGACTGCGGCGCGGGCCGCTGCGGCGTGACCACCTCCGAGGCGGTTGTGCAGATCGCGCGTGCCATCGATGCCGCCCAGGGCCTCGAGTTCACCGGCATCCAAGCCTACCAGGGCGCCATGCAGCACCTCGACAGCTACGAGGCGCGGCGCGACAAGCTGAACGTTGCCATCGCGCAGGTGAAGGAGGCCGTCGCCGCGCTCGAGGCCGTGGGCCTGAAGCCCGATCTGGTCTCTGGCGGCGGCACCGGCAGCTACTACTTTGAGAGCAACTCCGGCGTCTACAACGAGCTTCAGTGCGGCTCCTACGCCTTCATGGATGCCGATTACGGCCGGATCCGTGACAAGGACGGCAACCGCATCGACGACGGCGAGTGGGAGAATGCCTTCTTCATCCTCACCCAGGTGATGAGCCACGCCAAGTCCGACAAGGCGATCTGCGACGCGGGCCTCAAGGCCCAGTCGATCGACAGTGGCCTGCCGGTGATCTACGGGCGCACCGACGTGGAATACGTCAAGTGCTCGGACGAGCACGGCGTGATCGCCGATCCCTCGGGCGTGCTGAAGGTCGGCGAGAAGCTGAAGCTGGTGCCCGGCCACTGCGACCCCACCGCCAATGTCCACGACTGGTACGTCGGCGTGCGCGGCGGCAAGGTCGAGACGCTCTGGCCGGTCTCGGCGCGCGGCAAGGCTTACTGA
- a CDS encoding uracil-xanthine permease family protein, with product MTDHRIGTPEQLRDPNFTPALSRAIPLGIQHVLAMFVSNVTPAIIVAGAAGFGFGSNSPDFPELLYLIQMSMLFAGVATLFQTLTLGPIGAGLPIVQGTSFAFIPIMIPLVAGKGVDGLAAMFGGILAGGLFHALLGTVIGRIRFALPPLVTGLVVTMIGLALVKVGIEYAAGGVPAKEAGLARYGSWASWSTALVVLAVTLGLKFFARGMLSISAVLVGILVGYVYAIFTGLLSFDAIAGSWQNAAAFSLPQPFRYGIEFTVAGVIGFCLMAFVSAVETVGDVSGITKGGAGREATDREIAGATYADGVGSAIAGIFGGLPNTSFSQNVGLIAMTGVMSRHVVTIGAIFLIVCGLVPKVGGVIRTVPIEVLGGGVIVMFGMVVASGISMLSDVDWTRRNMVIFAVALSVGLGLQLEVLNVAPGAPNALQHLPDTLRILGASGILPAALIAIVLNLVLPKELAEESTEEVSGGMAGHRGEEPRGESA from the coding sequence ATGACCGACCACCGCATCGGAACGCCCGAGCAATTGCGCGATCCGAACTTCACCCCCGCGCTCAGCCGCGCCATCCCGCTCGGCATCCAGCACGTGCTGGCGATGTTCGTCTCGAACGTGACCCCGGCGATCATCGTCGCGGGCGCGGCGGGTTTCGGCTTCGGCTCGAACAGCCCCGACTTCCCGGAACTGCTTTATCTCATCCAGATGTCCATGCTCTTTGCCGGGGTGGCGACGCTGTTCCAGACGCTCACGCTGGGGCCGATCGGAGCGGGCCTTCCGATCGTGCAGGGCACAAGCTTTGCCTTCATCCCGATCATGATCCCGCTGGTCGCGGGCAAGGGGGTCGACGGGCTGGCAGCCATGTTCGGCGGCATCCTCGCGGGCGGCCTCTTCCACGCGCTCCTTGGCACGGTGATCGGCCGCATCCGCTTTGCGTTGCCGCCGCTGGTGACCGGCCTGGTCGTTACGATGATCGGCCTCGCGCTGGTCAAAGTCGGCATCGAATACGCGGCGGGCGGCGTGCCGGCCAAGGAGGCCGGGCTCGCCAGGTACGGGTCTTGGGCAAGCTGGTCGACGGCGCTGGTGGTGCTGGCGGTGACGCTGGGGCTGAAGTTCTTCGCCCGCGGCATGCTCAGCATCTCGGCGGTGCTGGTGGGCATTCTCGTGGGCTATGTCTACGCGATCTTCACCGGGCTGCTTTCGTTCGACGCCATCGCCGGCTCGTGGCAGAACGCCGCCGCCTTCTCGCTGCCGCAGCCGTTCCGCTACGGCATCGAGTTCACGGTCGCCGGGGTCATCGGCTTTTGCCTGATGGCCTTCGTCTCGGCGGTCGAGACCGTCGGCGACGTTTCGGGCATCACCAAGGGCGGCGCGGGGCGCGAGGCCACCGACCGCGAGATCGCCGGGGCCACCTATGCCGACGGTGTAGGCTCGGCGATCGCCGGGATCTTCGGCGGCCTGCCCAACACCTCGTTCAGCCAGAACGTCGGGCTCATCGCCATGACCGGCGTGATGAGCCGCCACGTGGTGACCATCGGCGCGATCTTCCTGATCGTCTGCGGGCTGGTGCCGAAGGTCGGCGGCGTGATCCGCACCGTGCCGATCGAGGTGCTGGGCGGCGGCGTCATCGTGATGTTCGGCATGGTCGTCGCCTCGGGTATCTCGATGCTGTCCGACGTCGACTGGACGCGGCGCAACATGGTGATCTTCGCCGTGGCGCTCTCTGTCGGACTCGGGCTGCAGCTCGAGGTGCTGAACGTCGCGCCGGGCGCGCCCAATGCGCTGCAGCACCTGCCCGACACGCTGCGCATCCTCGGCGCCTCGGGGATCCTGCCCGCAGCGCTGATCGCCATCGTGCTCAACCTCGTGCTGCCGAAGGAGCTGGCCGAGGAATCCACCGAAGAGGTTTCGGGAGGCATGGCCGGCCATCGCGGAGAGGAGCCGCGCGGCGAGAGCGCCTGA
- the bhcD gene encoding iminosuccinate reductase BhcD → MLIVPEREIADLMTREAAFAAVEKVFAAMATGDAYNFPVVREAIGHEDALYGFKGGFDRSGLTLGLKAGGYWPNNLEERGLINHQSTVFLFDPDTGRAKAMVGGNLLTALRTAAASSVSIRHLAREDARVIGMVGAGHQATFQLRAALEQRDFDKVIGWNLHPEMLPNLEKVAAEAGLPFEAVELEGMREADVIISITSSFAPILLAEHVSPGCHIACMGTDTKGKQEAAPELLAKATVFTDEVAQSVSIGEAQHAVTAGLIGDADITQLGAVIGGTHIGRSSAEEITLFDGTGVGLQDLAVAAAVVDLAVEKGIAIEVDF, encoded by the coding sequence ATGCTCATCGTTCCCGAACGCGAGATCGCCGACCTGATGACCCGCGAGGCCGCCTTTGCCGCGGTCGAGAAGGTGTTTGCCGCCATGGCCACCGGAGACGCCTACAACTTCCCCGTGGTCCGTGAAGCCATCGGCCACGAAGACGCGCTCTACGGCTTCAAGGGCGGCTTCGACCGCTCCGGCCTCACGTTGGGGCTGAAGGCTGGTGGCTACTGGCCCAACAACCTCGAAGAGCGTGGCCTCATCAACCACCAGTCCACCGTGTTCCTCTTCGATCCCGATACCGGCAGGGCAAAGGCCATGGTCGGGGGCAACCTGCTGACGGCGCTGCGGACCGCCGCCGCCTCCTCGGTGTCGATCCGCCACCTCGCGCGCGAGGACGCCCGGGTGATCGGCATGGTCGGCGCGGGACACCAGGCGACCTTCCAGCTGCGGGCCGCGCTCGAGCAGCGCGACTTCGACAAGGTGATCGGCTGGAACCTGCACCCCGAGATGCTGCCCAACCTCGAGAAGGTTGCCGCCGAGGCGGGCCTGCCCTTCGAGGCGGTCGAACTCGAGGGCATGCGCGAGGCAGATGTGATCATCTCGATCACCTCCTCCTTCGCGCCGATCCTTCTTGCCGAGCACGTCTCGCCGGGCTGCCACATCGCCTGCATGGGCACCGACACCAAGGGCAAGCAGGAGGCCGCGCCGGAGCTGCTGGCAAAGGCGACGGTGTTCACCGACGAAGTCGCGCAGTCGGTCTCGATCGGCGAGGCGCAACACGCGGTCACCGCAGGGCTGATCGGCGACGCCGACATCACCCAACTCGGCGCGGTGATCGGCGGCACACACATCGGGCGCAGCTCGGCCGAGGAGATCACCCTCTTCGACGGCACCGGCGTCGGCCTGCAGGATCTGGCCGTGGCCGCGGCTGTGGTCGATCTGGCCGTCGAGAAGGGCATCGCGATCGAGGTCGATTTCTGA
- the bhcB gene encoding beta-hydroxyaspartate dehydratase BhcB — MKDIALSIPTYDDMLAAHARIAPHIHRTPVLTSSFLNELTGAQLYFKCENFQKAGAFKVRGASNAVFSLTDVEAARGVCTHSSGNHALSLSYAAGRRGIPCNVVMPRSAPQAKKDAVRGYGGIITECEPSTSSREAVFAEVQAATGGDFVHPYNDPRVIAGQGTCSREFMEQTDGLDMVVAPIGGGGMISGTCLTLSTLAPEVQVIAAEPEQADDAYRSFKAGHIIADDAPETVADGLKVPLKDLTWHFVSSHVSDILTASEEEIVEAMKLIWKRMKIVMEPSSAVPLATILKNRDRFAGKRVGLIITGGNVDLDRLPWTKGA; from the coding sequence ATGAAGGATATCGCGCTGAGCATCCCCACCTATGACGACATGCTGGCGGCCCACGCCCGCATCGCGCCGCACATCCATCGCACCCCGGTGCTGACCTCGTCCTTCCTGAACGAGCTCACCGGCGCGCAGCTCTACTTCAAGTGCGAGAACTTCCAGAAGGCCGGCGCCTTCAAGGTGCGCGGCGCCTCCAACGCGGTCTTCAGCCTGACGGACGTCGAGGCGGCACGCGGCGTCTGCACCCACAGCTCGGGCAACCACGCGCTGTCGCTGAGCTATGCCGCCGGGCGGCGCGGCATCCCCTGTAATGTGGTGATGCCGCGGAGCGCGCCTCAGGCCAAGAAGGACGCCGTGCGCGGCTACGGCGGGATCATCACCGAATGCGAGCCCTCGACCAGTTCGCGCGAGGCGGTGTTTGCCGAAGTGCAGGCGGCTACGGGGGGCGATTTCGTCCACCCCTACAACGACCCCCGCGTCATCGCGGGTCAGGGCACCTGCTCGCGCGAGTTCATGGAACAGACGGACGGGCTCGACATGGTCGTGGCGCCGATCGGCGGCGGCGGCATGATCTCGGGCACCTGTCTCACGCTCTCCACGCTCGCCCCCGAAGTCCAGGTCATCGCCGCCGAGCCCGAGCAGGCCGATGACGCCTACCGCAGCTTCAAGGCCGGGCACATCATCGCCGATGACGCGCCCGAGACCGTGGCCGACGGGCTGAAGGTGCCGCTGAAGGATCTGACCTGGCACTTCGTCTCCAGCCACGTCAGCGACATCCTCACCGCCTCGGAAGAGGAAATCGTCGAGGCTATGAAGCTGATCTGGAAGCGCATGAAGATCGTGATGGAGCCATCGAGCGCCGTGCCGCTTGCCACAATCCTCAAGAACCGCGACCGTTTCGCCGGAAAGCGCGTCGGTCTCATCATCACCGGCGGCAATGTCGATCTCGACCGTCTGCCCTGGACCAAAGGAGCCTGA